A single Nisaea sp. DNA region contains:
- the rpiB gene encoding ribose 5-phosphate isomerase B, whose product MTDNVIVIGSDHAGYSLKQVLVAHLEEKGWRIVDVGTDGAASVDYPDFGAAVAHALKEGKAPRGIVVCGTGIGISIAANRHDWIRAGLCHDITSARLCRLHNDANVLALGARLIGEEVAKDCVDVFLATEFEGGRHQRRVDKLGFAESM is encoded by the coding sequence ATGACAGATAACGTGATCGTGATCGGTTCGGATCATGCCGGATATTCTCTGAAACAAGTATTGGTAGCTCACCTTGAAGAAAAAGGGTGGCGGATCGTAGATGTTGGCACGGACGGGGCGGCGTCGGTCGATTACCCCGATTTTGGTGCCGCAGTCGCGCATGCGCTGAAGGAGGGGAAGGCGCCCCGTGGGATCGTTGTGTGCGGCACAGGGATTGGCATAAGCATCGCTGCGAACCGGCATGACTGGATACGCGCGGGCCTTTGTCATGACATTACCTCGGCACGGCTCTGTCGTCTGCACAATGACGCCAATGTCCTTGCGCTTGGCGCGCGCCTTATCGGCGAAGAAGTCGCGAAAGACTGTGTTGATGTCTTTCTTGCAACAGAATTCGAAGGCGGCCG